One region of Halocalculus aciditolerans genomic DNA includes:
- a CDS encoding riboflavin synthase yields the protein MFTGIVEATSRVERVTDTEDGRRLRLEDGGLGPFEHGQSISVSGVCLTVEEYGDGWFSVFTASETLEKTTLDAVEAGDGVNVERAMPVDGRLDGHVVQGHVDTTTDVVGVERVGEDWTFTFALPDGYERYVAPKGSVALDGISLTVAAVDDDAGTFDVAIIPTTYDETTLAERAVGDRVNVEVDVVAKYVDRLDSY from the coding sequence ATGTTCACGGGAATCGTCGAAGCGACGAGCCGCGTCGAGCGAGTGACAGACACCGAAGACGGCCGTCGGCTCCGTCTCGAAGACGGCGGGCTCGGGCCGTTCGAGCATGGTCAGTCCATCAGCGTCTCCGGCGTCTGCCTCACCGTGGAAGAGTACGGTGACGGCTGGTTCAGCGTGTTCACGGCGAGCGAAACCCTGGAGAAGACGACGCTCGACGCGGTCGAAGCGGGCGACGGCGTGAACGTCGAGCGCGCGATGCCCGTCGACGGCCGGCTCGACGGCCACGTCGTTCAGGGGCACGTCGACACGACGACGGACGTCGTCGGCGTCGAGCGGGTGGGGGAGGACTGGACGTTCACGTTCGCGCTCCCCGACGGCTACGAGCGCTACGTCGCGCCGAAGGGCTCGGTCGCGCTGGACGGCATCAGCCTCACGGTCGCGGCCGTCGACGACGACGCGGGGACGTTCGACGTCGCCATCATCCCGACCACTTACGACGAGACCACGCTCGCGGAGCGGGCCGTCGGCGACCGCGTGAACGTCGAAGTCGACGTCGTCGCGAAGTACGTCGACCGCCTCGATTCGTACTGA
- a CDS encoding DUF7533 family protein, producing MGIIGTLGFAGMLVVAAPLIVFGVRRSLAGDPFGYAALGLAVLLLTVPTVLPNPLDPGDYLEKLGGTLVKDPDED from the coding sequence ATGGGAATCATCGGGACGCTCGGATTCGCGGGGATGCTCGTCGTCGCCGCGCCGCTCATCGTCTTCGGCGTCCGCCGCAGCCTCGCCGGCGACCCCTTCGGGTACGCCGCGCTCGGCCTCGCCGTCCTCCTCCTCACCGTCCCCACAGTCCTCCCCAACCCGCTCGACCCCGGCGACTACCTCGAAAAACTCGGCGGGACACTCGTCAAAGACCCCGACGAGGACTGA
- a CDS encoding M24 family metallopeptidase, with amino-acid sequence MPPTGDDAGGDSGRATPDRAASRPGYGALAAELAARDAVGFVAVGDRFDDDLRYLTRFSGPDRAWPFVYAGEEAFLCAPALFAEQAREEFAGTVLTQGDLAADAAGAQAAELLAEHAGLDGGTVLVPASLPHDAAVYLERAGFALESTDAVAEARRVKSAWEVERLREVQAAAQAGMARAETVLAEAAVRETDDRLVHEGVPVTTEYLRREVNAVLGAEGVSDAHNTVVAAGGACADLHFYGDVPVHADETVLLDVSPRGPEGYYGDLTRTFVVDSSGGWDRRAYLAVESAQDMAFDAIEAGAPAESVHEEGAAEIVAYGFGAGADLDAGFTHGVGHGVGVSLHEAPSLTASEELRVGDVVTVEPGVYDPEKGGVRIEDLVVVTEDGFENLTDYPRSSTPRVRR; translated from the coding sequence ATGCCGCCGACCGGCGACGACGCCGGGGGCGACTCGGGTCGCGCGACGCCCGACCGTGCGGCGAGTCGTCCCGGATACGGCGCGCTCGCGGCGGAGCTCGCGGCGCGCGACGCCGTCGGATTCGTCGCCGTCGGCGACCGGTTCGACGACGACCTCCGGTATCTCACGCGGTTTTCGGGGCCGGACCGGGCGTGGCCGTTCGTCTACGCGGGCGAGGAGGCGTTCCTCTGCGCGCCCGCGCTGTTCGCTGAGCAGGCGCGCGAGGAGTTCGCTGGGACGGTGCTCACACAGGGCGACCTCGCCGCGGACGCGGCGGGCGCGCAGGCCGCGGAGCTACTCGCGGAGCACGCGGGCCTCGACGGCGGCACCGTCCTCGTTCCGGCGTCGCTCCCGCACGACGCGGCGGTCTACCTCGAACGCGCGGGGTTCGCCCTCGAATCGACGGACGCCGTCGCCGAGGCGCGGCGCGTGAAGTCGGCGTGGGAGGTCGAGCGGCTGCGCGAGGTGCAGGCGGCGGCGCAGGCGGGGATGGCGCGCGCCGAGACCGTGCTCGCCGAAGCGGCCGTGCGCGAGACGGACGACCGCCTCGTCCACGAGGGCGTCCCGGTGACGACGGAGTACCTGCGGCGCGAGGTGAACGCCGTGCTCGGCGCGGAGGGCGTCTCCGACGCGCACAACACGGTCGTCGCGGCGGGCGGGGCGTGCGCGGACCTCCACTTCTACGGCGACGTTCCCGTGCACGCGGACGAGACGGTGCTCCTCGACGTCTCGCCGCGCGGCCCCGAGGGCTACTACGGCGACCTGACGCGGACGTTCGTCGTCGACTCCTCGGGCGGCTGGGACCGCCGCGCCTACCTCGCCGTCGAGTCGGCGCAGGACATGGCGTTCGACGCCATCGAGGCCGGCGCGCCCGCCGAGTCAGTCCACGAGGAAGGCGCGGCCGAGATCGTCGCGTACGGCTTCGGCGCGGGCGCAGACCTCGACGCGGGGTTCACGCACGGCGTCGGTCACGGGGTCGGCGTGAGCCTCCACGAAGCCCCGTCGCTCACGGCGAGCGAGGAGCTACGGGTCGGCGACGTCGTGACGGTCGAACCGGGGGTTTACGACCCCGAGAAGGGCGGCGTGCGCATCGAGGACCTCGTCGTCGTCACCGAGGACGGCTTCGAGAACCTCACGGACTACCCGCGGAGCAGCACGCCGCGCGTCCGGCGCTGA
- a CDS encoding UvrD-helicase domain-containing protein, which translates to MTESDPEVTRLFGGPGSGKTTALLDRVEEILERDGVTVRDVLVVSYTRAAAAEVRERLAERLDTKPRSLRGNVSTMHAKAYELLNLSRGDVVGEKDKESFCEEYGIPYEDEYSSGSRRTARSTALGNKVIATSQWLQRTDREVADWYDVPFRWNEEEVRLPPDIDDNAQTGNKYTPTWPSSDDRYDIPEAIRAWRTYKGENDLVGFADMLERVQQRSLVPNVDYLVIDEFQDITSLQYEVYKEWRPHMESVLIAGDDDQVVYAWQGADPDLLLETKVTEDIVLPNSYRLPSKVLEVVQQEVSHIEHRQEKNLKPRKEGGTVEAVDSPSMLDLVRNVRGTIEEEEDETVMVLFRARYQLFDFLDEFIGEGIPFQALTDQRMWTDRLQQYVNAVEALDAGEDVDGMQARRLVDMLQESAFGTNDRGDLRQVVEDREEELGIDDPTQVTVDADTVRDIIPFVPGPSSAADMLRKVTRYQRRSVDAYFSGDYRGTAPDRVRLGTIHSAKGREADHVFVATDLTEKVVEQMAATADPDDLPEGIEEFTRQTDPVPILTDNERRVFYVGMSRARERLVIMQNLVDGAPTLPIDVLLYGEPTDKPLGETLDETAPINFH; encoded by the coding sequence ATGACCGAGTCGGATCCGGAGGTCACGCGCTTGTTCGGCGGGCCGGGGAGCGGGAAGACGACCGCACTCCTCGACCGCGTCGAGGAGATTCTCGAACGCGACGGCGTCACCGTCCGGGACGTACTGGTCGTCTCTTACACGCGAGCCGCCGCCGCGGAGGTCCGCGAACGCCTCGCGGAACGCCTCGACACGAAGCCGCGGTCGCTCCGCGGGAACGTCAGCACGATGCACGCGAAAGCGTACGAGCTCCTGAACCTCTCCCGCGGCGACGTCGTCGGGGAGAAGGACAAGGAGTCGTTCTGCGAGGAGTACGGCATCCCCTACGAGGACGAGTACTCCTCGGGGAGTCGCCGAACGGCACGCTCCACCGCGCTCGGGAACAAGGTCATCGCGACGAGTCAGTGGCTCCAGCGAACGGACCGGGAGGTCGCCGACTGGTACGACGTCCCCTTCCGCTGGAACGAAGAGGAGGTCCGACTGCCGCCGGACATCGACGACAACGCGCAGACGGGGAACAAGTACACGCCGACGTGGCCGTCGAGCGACGACCGCTACGACATCCCCGAGGCGATTCGGGCGTGGCGGACGTACAAGGGCGAGAACGATCTCGTCGGGTTCGCGGACATGCTGGAGCGCGTGCAGCAGCGCTCGCTCGTCCCGAACGTCGACTACCTCGTCATCGACGAGTTCCAGGACATCACGAGCCTCCAGTACGAGGTGTACAAGGAGTGGCGGCCGCACATGGAGTCCGTCCTCATCGCGGGCGACGACGACCAGGTCGTCTACGCGTGGCAGGGCGCGGACCCCGACCTCCTCCTGGAGACGAAGGTGACGGAGGACATCGTCCTCCCGAACTCCTACCGCCTCCCGTCGAAAGTGCTGGAAGTCGTCCAGCAGGAGGTGAGCCACATCGAGCACCGCCAGGAGAAGAACCTGAAACCGCGGAAGGAGGGCGGGACGGTGGAGGCCGTGGACAGCCCGTCGATGCTCGACCTCGTGCGGAACGTCCGCGGGACCATCGAGGAGGAGGAGGACGAGACGGTGATGGTGCTCTTCCGGGCGCGCTACCAGCTCTTCGACTTCCTCGACGAGTTCATCGGCGAGGGCATCCCGTTCCAGGCGCTGACGGACCAGCGGATGTGGACGGACCGCCTCCAGCAGTACGTGAACGCCGTCGAGGCGCTGGACGCGGGCGAGGACGTCGACGGGATGCAGGCCCGCCGCCTCGTCGACATGCTGCAGGAGTCGGCGTTCGGGACGAACGACCGCGGCGACCTCCGGCAGGTCGTGGAGGACCGCGAGGAAGAGCTCGGCATCGACGACCCGACGCAGGTGACGGTCGACGCGGACACCGTCCGGGACATCATCCCGTTCGTCCCCGGGCCGAGTTCCGCGGCGGACATGCTGCGGAAGGTGACGCGCTACCAGCGCCGCAGCGTGGACGCGTACTTCTCCGGTGACTACCGGGGGACGGCTCCCGACAGAGTCCGCCTCGGCACGATTCACTCCGCGAAGGGTCGTGAGGCCGACCACGTCTTCGTCGCCACCGACCTCACCGAGAAGGTCGTCGAGCAGATGGCGGCGACGGCGGACCCCGACGACCTCCCGGAGGGCATCGAGGAGTTCACGCGGCAGACGGACCCGGTGCCGATTCTCACGGACAACGAACGCCGCGTGTTCTACGTCGGGATGAGCCGGGCGCGCGAGCGCCTCGTCATCATGCAGAACCTCGTCGACGGCGCGCCGACGCTCCCCATCGACGTGCTGCTCTACGGCGAGCCGACGGACAAGCCGCTCGGCGAGACGCTGGACGAGACCGCCCCCATCAACTTCCACTGA
- a CDS encoding DUF7563 family protein, translated as MPHCQNCESFVTDAYARVFTPDTEAQPRVCPNCEDKIRDGADVRQARSTRRT; from the coding sequence ATGCCGCACTGTCAGAACTGCGAATCTTTCGTGACGGACGCGTACGCACGGGTGTTCACGCCCGATACCGAAGCACAGCCGCGTGTCTGCCCGAACTGTGAGGATAAAATCCGCGACGGTGCGGACGTGCGACAGGCCCGGTCGACGCGACGAACCTGA
- a CDS encoding creatininase family protein has protein sequence MHLGDATWTDAADADPDVALLPVGSTEQHGPHAPLATDALTASAVADAAADRYDGELVVAPTLPVGVSEEHRDFPGTLWLTPDTFRASVRETIQSLVHHGWDRVIVVNGHGGNTDALAEVTATVSRHDDAYAVAFTWFDAVGDHSKDMGHAGPLETAFLRHVHPELVHEDRIEDAAAGASPRWGDWVAGVNLAHDSHEFSENGVVGDPRDGDAERGEELETLAADALVELARAVADRDLD, from the coding sequence ATGCACCTCGGAGACGCTACCTGGACCGACGCCGCCGACGCCGACCCCGACGTCGCCCTCCTCCCCGTCGGCAGCACCGAACAACACGGCCCGCACGCCCCGCTCGCCACCGACGCCCTCACCGCCAGCGCCGTCGCCGACGCCGCCGCCGACCGCTACGACGGCGAACTCGTCGTCGCCCCCACCCTCCCCGTCGGCGTCTCCGAAGAACACCGCGACTTCCCCGGAACCCTCTGGCTCACCCCGGACACCTTCCGCGCATCCGTCCGGGAAACCATCCAATCGCTCGTACACCACGGCTGGGACCGCGTCATCGTCGTGAACGGCCACGGCGGCAACACCGACGCGCTCGCCGAAGTCACCGCCACCGTCTCCCGCCACGACGACGCCTACGCCGTCGCCTTCACCTGGTTCGACGCCGTCGGCGACCACTCGAAAGACATGGGGCACGCCGGCCCGCTCGAAACCGCCTTCCTCCGCCACGTCCACCCCGAACTCGTCCACGAGGACCGCATCGAGGACGCCGCGGCGGGCGCGAGCCCCCGCTGGGGCGACTGGGTCGCCGGCGTCAACCTCGCCCACGACTCCCACGAGTTCAGCGAGAACGGCGTCGTCGGCGACCCCCGCGACGGCGACGCCGAACGAGGCGAAGAACTGGAGACGCTCGCCGCCGACGCCCTCGTCGAACTCGCCCGCGCCGTCGCCGACCGCGACCTCGACTGA
- a CDS encoding DUF5790 family protein: protein MSQSSLDDDELFGEAAAEMREDVETHLAKARDALPEGKAVWDVEADNTLGVLNGLKSALAADEVDTHLRDAKKWYTIGERADAFEDASDLQAEIEEIESVLDDLQAVSEHVAELTGTIPELRSKLDDLHADDDE, encoded by the coding sequence ATGAGCCAATCCAGCCTGGACGACGACGAACTGTTCGGCGAAGCGGCGGCGGAGATGCGCGAGGACGTGGAAACCCACCTCGCGAAAGCCCGCGACGCGCTCCCCGAGGGGAAAGCCGTCTGGGACGTCGAAGCCGACAACACGCTCGGCGTGCTCAACGGCCTGAAGTCCGCGCTCGCCGCCGACGAGGTCGACACCCACCTCCGTGACGCGAAGAAGTGGTACACCATCGGCGAGCGCGCCGACGCCTTCGAGGACGCCAGCGACCTCCAAGCCGAGATCGAGGAGATCGAGTCCGTCCTCGACGACCTCCAGGCGGTCTCCGAGCACGTCGCCGAACTCACCGGCACGATTCCCGAACTCCGGTCGAAACTCGACGACCTGCACGCGGACGACGACGAGTAG
- a CDS encoding dihydroneopterin aldolase family protein — protein MATNPEQACFEAGIKFGTLYHQFAGTPVSPDSAGSLETAIAESIENQPFCESVTVDILEAELAAELADSPAEYTELTGRFMEVEVVVEHEGCRVTAAMAMEDGYPLMRLVSVDD, from the coding sequence ATGGCGACGAACCCGGAGCAGGCGTGTTTCGAGGCGGGCATCAAGTTCGGGACGCTCTACCACCAGTTCGCGGGCACGCCCGTGAGCCCCGACTCCGCGGGCTCGCTCGAAACCGCCATCGCGGAGAGCATCGAGAACCAGCCGTTCTGCGAATCTGTGACGGTCGACATCCTCGAAGCCGAACTAGCGGCCGAACTCGCGGACTCGCCGGCCGAGTACACGGAGCTGACGGGGCGTTTCATGGAGGTCGAAGTCGTCGTCGAGCACGAGGGGTGTCGGGTCACCGCGGCGATGGCGATGGAGGACGGCTACCCGCTGATGCGGCTCGTCTCCGTCGACGACTGA
- the azf gene encoding NAD-dependent glucose-6-phosphate dehydrogenase Azf, which translates to MVSRVLLTGAGGRVGQAILDGIGDDYDWRLLDRDPPTENPDHEFVIADITDPDEMREAMQGVDAVVHLAGDPRPEAPWDSVLRNNIDGTKVVLDAAVDADVDKFAFASSNHAVAHYETERKPDLYRTHDEFKLDGTELPRPGNLYGVSKAAGETLGRYYHDEHDLSFVSVRIGNLTKGHPPIDYERGQAMWLSHRDCAHLFDCCLEAEYDYEIVYGISDNDRKYYSLERAKEVLGYSPRDNSAHFDGDERVE; encoded by the coding sequence ATGGTGTCGAGGGTCCTCCTCACGGGCGCGGGCGGGCGAGTCGGGCAGGCCATCCTCGACGGTATCGGGGACGACTACGACTGGCGACTCCTCGACCGCGACCCGCCCACCGAGAACCCCGACCACGAGTTCGTCATCGCCGACATCACCGACCCGGACGAGATGCGCGAGGCGATGCAGGGCGTCGACGCCGTCGTCCACCTCGCCGGCGACCCCCGCCCCGAAGCGCCCTGGGACTCCGTACTGCGGAACAACATCGACGGAACCAAAGTCGTGCTCGACGCCGCCGTCGACGCCGACGTAGACAAATTCGCGTTCGCCTCCTCGAACCACGCCGTCGCCCACTACGAGACGGAGCGAAAGCCCGACCTCTACCGCACGCACGACGAGTTCAAACTCGACGGCACGGAGCTCCCGCGACCCGGCAACCTCTACGGCGTCTCCAAGGCCGCCGGCGAGACCCTCGGCCGCTACTACCACGACGAACACGACCTCTCCTTCGTCTCCGTACGCATCGGTAACCTCACCAAAGGCCACCCGCCCATCGACTACGAACGCGGTCAGGCGATGTGGCTCTCCCACCGCGACTGCGCCCACCTCTTCGACTGCTGTCTCGAAGCGGAGTACGACTACGAAATCGTCTACGGCATCAGCGACAACGACCGCAAATACTACTCCCTCGAACGCGCCAAGGAGGTCCTCGGCTACAGCCCGAGAGATAACTCCGCGCACTTCGACGGCGACGAACGCGTCGAATAG
- a CDS encoding outer membrane protein assembly factor BamB family protein, protein MPSLSRRAALRAGGAALLAGSAGCSGRIDGGDSTSETTTASAPPSSRGAWTFELDGPVGLGPALRDETLYVGRDDGTLVALDSASGDERWSADAGRGFFGGTGGRGAAPAVADGRVYVVPGAQRGVAGEGFRAVALDRKSGEEEWTYSMDETSFLTLLGVRDGRVLVASSDDYLQNEGETLAALDPASGDEQWTGEVGDPDGWAVGAGGTYVASYSGVRAVSLADGSARWSRTGHPSDDVALTNGTVVAGFDSDTGPNLAGFDPESGSVRWRASSSRRVTSYAAADGVVYASGERAAAYDAADGAERWTAQWGGALLGPPVDGRLFVHDRGFLHAFDAATGERHWGTEVALDGALATGSSLVAYVSNSADSAVPPTLVARRAADGTPALAVTFDDANALRPPVVDGGTVYVATAAGRVAAFRP, encoded by the coding sequence ATGCCCTCGCTCTCCAGACGCGCCGCCCTCCGCGCGGGCGGCGCGGCCCTCCTCGCCGGGTCCGCCGGCTGTAGCGGCCGAATCGATGGCGGCGACTCCACATCCGAAACGACGACCGCGTCCGCGCCCCCGTCGTCTCGCGGAGCGTGGACGTTCGAACTCGACGGGCCGGTCGGACTCGGTCCCGCGCTCCGCGACGAGACGCTCTACGTCGGGCGGGACGACGGCACGCTCGTCGCGCTCGACTCGGCGAGCGGCGACGAACGCTGGTCGGCCGACGCCGGACGGGGCTTTTTCGGTGGGACCGGCGGCCGCGGGGCGGCTCCGGCGGTCGCGGACGGCCGCGTGTACGTCGTCCCGGGCGCGCAACGCGGCGTCGCCGGCGAGGGGTTCCGGGCCGTTGCACTCGACCGGAAGAGCGGCGAGGAAGAGTGGACGTACTCGATGGACGAGACGTCCTTCCTCACGCTCCTCGGCGTCCGCGACGGGCGCGTGCTCGTCGCGTCCAGTGACGACTACCTCCAGAACGAGGGGGAGACGCTCGCCGCGCTCGACCCGGCGAGCGGCGACGAGCAGTGGACGGGCGAGGTCGGCGACCCCGACGGGTGGGCGGTCGGCGCGGGCGGCACCTACGTCGCGTCTTACTCGGGTGTTCGCGCCGTCTCCCTCGCTGACGGGAGCGCGCGCTGGTCGAGGACCGGCCATCCGAGCGACGATGTCGCGCTCACGAACGGAACGGTCGTCGCCGGGTTCGACAGTGACACCGGCCCGAACCTCGCCGGCTTCGACCCGGAGAGCGGAAGTGTCCGCTGGCGCGCGTCCTCCTCGCGGCGCGTCACGTCCTACGCGGCCGCTGACGGCGTCGTCTACGCGAGCGGGGAGCGCGCCGCGGCCTACGACGCCGCCGACGGGGCGGAGCGCTGGACGGCGCAGTGGGGCGGCGCGCTCCTCGGCCCGCCCGTCGACGGCCGCCTCTTCGTCCACGACCGCGGTTTCCTCCACGCCTTCGACGCCGCGACCGGCGAACGCCACTGGGGGACGGAGGTCGCCCTCGACGGCGCGCTCGCCACGGGGTCGTCGCTCGTCGCGTACGTCTCGAATTCGGCCGACAGCGCTGTCCCGCCGACGCTCGTCGCGCGCCGCGCCGCGGACGGCACGCCCGCGCTCGCCGTGACGTTCGACGACGCGAACGCGCTCCGACCGCCGGTCGTCGACGGCGGCACGGTCTACGTCGCCACTGCGGCCGGACGCGTCGCCGCCTTCCGCCCTTGA